A genome region from Methanobrevibacter sp. includes the following:
- a CDS encoding class I adenylate-forming enzyme family protein: MLNITTFLDANSKRLDKNVLYNSTTGEKYTSSEILSIVSEIGRNLKELGIKKGDRVIIYLKNSEEYLFSLFAIWRIGAIAIPTNRVFTSNELEYIVSDSKAKLMITDKKAKDIIDIDTHILENISEFRNCEVLESENTDWDDLCQLQYTSGTTGQPKGAMLTHGNYFTAIHNECDVLTLKQDDVFLGIYPMAHVGLSWAIAALRAAAYYIMIEQFNIDEYLELCEKEKVTVLTGMPPVIHSLTTMDARSQLKSVREIISGGGPLHKKIWKDFHQTYGIPIINAYGLSETIVIGTGTVIRPEDYKEADRFESVGHPVCFSEVKIVDENDSNKILPQYKQGEIALRGPAIAKGYWGNEEKTKESFLDDGWFLTGDIGYVDKDNRLFITDRKKDMIVMSGWKIYPTEVEEVLIKYPEVKEISIFSINDCHRGEIPVAAVVWENKEDREGLIKYARENLSRYKVPREIFAIDELPRVNGWKLLRRELRKMFKK, from the coding sequence ATGTTGAATATTACTACTTTTTTAGATGCAAATTCAAAACGTTTAGATAAAAACGTCTTATACAATTCCACAACCGGCGAAAAATATACTTCCAGTGAAATTTTATCCATAGTATCAGAGATTGGAAGAAATTTAAAGGAATTGGGAATTAAAAAAGGCGACAGAGTCATAATTTATTTAAAAAATTCAGAAGAATATTTATTTTCCCTTTTTGCAATATGGAGGATAGGTGCAATAGCCATTCCAACAAACAGGGTCTTTACATCTAACGAACTTGAATACATTGTAAGTGATTCAAAGGCAAAATTAATGATTACAGATAAAAAAGCAAAAGACATTATTGATATTGATACACATATTCTTGAAAATATTTCAGAATTTAGAAATTGCGAGGTTTTAGAATCTGAAAATACTGATTGGGACGATTTATGCCAATTACAATATACATCAGGCACTACAGGACAACCTAAAGGTGCTATGCTTACCCATGGAAATTATTTCACAGCAATCCACAATGAATGTGACGTATTAACCTTAAAACAAGACGACGTATTTTTAGGAATTTATCCTATGGCACATGTTGGCCTATCATGGGCTATTGCTGCTTTAAGGGCTGCTGCTTACTACATTATGATTGAACAGTTCAATATTGATGAATATCTGGAATTGTGCGAAAAGGAGAAAGTTACTGTTTTAACAGGAATGCCTCCCGTAATCCATTCATTAACTACAATGGATGCCCGCAGCCAACTTAAAAGTGTTCGTGAGATTATCTCCGGAGGAGGACCATTACATAAGAAAATATGGAAAGATTTTCATCAAACCTACGGAATACCAATTATTAATGCATATGGATTGTCTGAAACAATTGTAATTGGAACCGGCACAGTTATCAGACCAGAAGATTATAAAGAAGCTGACAGGTTTGAAAGCGTTGGCCATCCCGTCTGTTTTTCAGAAGTGAAAATTGTTGATGAGAATGACTCCAATAAAATATTGCCACAATACAAGCAGGGAGAAATTGCACTTAGAGGACCTGCAATCGCTAAAGGATATTGGGGCAATGAAGAAAAAACTAAAGAATCATTTTTAGATGACGGATGGTTTTTAACTGGTGATATTGGATATGTTGATAAAGATAACCGTTTATTCATTACAGACCGTAAGAAGGACATGATTGTAATGAGCGGATGGAAAATCTATCCTACTGAAGTTGAAGAAGTGCTAATTAAATATCCTGAGGTTAAGGAAATATCCATTTTCAGCATAAACGACTGTCATAGAGGAGAAATTCCTGTTGCAGCAGTTGTTTGGGAAAATAAAGAAGACCGTGAAGGGTTAATTAAATACGCCCGTGAAAACTTATCAAGATATAAAGTTCCAAGAGAAATATTTGCAATCGATGAACTTCCAAGAGTAAACGGCTGGAAATTACTTAGAAGAGAACTTAGAAAAATGTTTAAAAAATAA
- a CDS encoding MATE family efflux transporter, with protein MTNKNVELMRGNPETAVKKLAIPIMISMILTALYNIIDGIWVAGLGPTAIAGIGFVTPIFMVLNGASVGLGNGATSSISRFIGAKNHEMANKSVEHSLFIFLIASIILTIVLLIIQKPLLMSYGASGQTLNEALAYSTPLFLGLIAFMFSNGCSGILRGEGDMKRSMYVVVITVILNATLDPIFIYTLGLGSAGASIATIVSSAIAAFVMLYWILIKKDTYVNVTLKNFKSDLNLAKDILKVGIPSSLDMLIMAIAMSIYLIIISQVGGDYGIATFTSGQRLYLFAIMPLTAIGSAVIAVSGSAFGAKNGDYLSRTHTYGSKFGLALGTAITLILVIFATPLATIFAYTAETASLVPGIALYLQIACPALILTGIGIPSSFFYQGIGKGIYSLMFTILREIIFVVPLVYLFVFVFNFGLVGIWLGLCIGRAVASILNYLFARYEVGRLKAKFGN; from the coding sequence ATGACTAATAAAAATGTAGAGTTAATGAGGGGGAACCCTGAAACGGCTGTTAAAAAATTAGCCATACCAATAATGATATCAATGATTTTAACCGCATTATACAATATCATTGACGGTATCTGGGTAGCTGGACTTGGACCAACAGCCATAGCAGGAATAGGGTTTGTAACACCTATATTTATGGTGTTGAATGGAGCAAGTGTTGGACTAGGGAATGGTGCAACAAGTAGTATTTCAAGATTCATTGGTGCAAAGAATCATGAAATGGCAAATAAATCTGTAGAGCACTCTTTGTTTATTTTTTTAATAGCATCGATTATTTTAACAATCGTTTTGTTAATAATTCAAAAACCGTTGCTAATGAGTTATGGGGCTAGTGGACAAACATTAAATGAAGCATTAGCTTATAGTACTCCATTATTTTTAGGTTTAATAGCATTTATGTTTTCAAACGGATGCAGCGGAATCCTTCGTGGAGAAGGAGATATGAAACGTTCAATGTATGTTGTAGTTATTACAGTTATTTTAAATGCAACCTTGGATCCTATATTCATCTACACTTTAGGATTAGGTTCTGCAGGAGCATCTATTGCAACAATTGTAAGTTCCGCAATTGCAGCCTTTGTCATGCTCTATTGGATATTAATTAAAAAAGACACTTATGTCAATGTTACTCTTAAAAATTTTAAATCTGACTTAAACTTGGCAAAAGATATTTTAAAAGTCGGAATTCCATCATCCCTTGATATGTTAATAATGGCAATTGCAATGTCCATTTATCTAATCATAATATCCCAAGTTGGAGGAGATTACGGAATTGCTACATTTACATCAGGTCAGAGATTATACTTATTTGCAATAATGCCTCTTACAGCTATCGGGTCTGCAGTTATTGCAGTATCCGGAAGTGCATTTGGTGCTAAAAATGGAGATTATTTATCAAGAACACATACATACGGTTCTAAATTTGGTTTAGCATTAGGTACTGCAATTACCTTAATTTTAGTAATCTTTGCAACACCATTAGCTACAATATTTGCATATACTGCTGAAACTGCAAGTTTGGTTCCGGGAATTGCATTATATCTTCAGATTGCATGTCCGGCATTAATTTTAACAGGTATTGGAATACCGTCAAGCTTTTTCTATCAGGGAATCGGAAAAGGAATTTACAGTTTAATGTTTACAATACTTAGAGAAATCATATTTGTAGTTCCTCTAGTTTACTTGTTTGTTTTTGTTTTCAATTTCGGTCTTGTTGGAATCTGGTTAGGACTATGTATTGGAAGAGCAGTAGCAAGTATATTGAATTACCTATTTGCAAGATATGAAGTCGGAAGACTTAAAGCGAAATTTGGAAATTAA
- a CDS encoding HEAT repeat domain-containing protein, whose amino-acid sequence MENSIEELIELLNDKDDFVVEDAVGQLELKGEEAIDYLIDALSNRKKNIRLHVATLLGALNDEKAIPALIKTLKDNNKLVRREASTALSRMGDAAVDPLIETLDDEDWKVRGAAAWALGNLGDEKAIPKLEKLLEDESSFVKAGARSAIDTIKK is encoded by the coding sequence ATGGAAAATAGTATTGAAGAATTAATTGAATTATTAAATGATAAAGATGATTTTGTTGTAGAAGATGCTGTAGGGCAATTGGAGTTAAAAGGCGAGGAAGCAATCGATTATTTAATCGATGCATTATCAAACAGAAAGAAAAACATAAGATTGCATGTAGCTACTCTTTTAGGTGCATTAAATGATGAAAAAGCTATTCCTGCATTAATCAAAACATTAAAAGACAATAATAAACTTGTTAGAAGGGAAGCTTCCACTGCACTGTCCCGTATGGGTGATGCAGCTGTTGATCCATTAATCGAAACTTTAGATGATGAAGATTGGAAAGTAAGGGGGGCAGCTGCCTGGGCACTTGGAAATTTAGGTGATGAAAAAGCTATTCCTAAACTTGAAAAATTACTTGAAGATGAAAGCAGTTTTGTAAAAGCAGGTGCAAGAAGCGCAATTGATACAATTAAAAAATAA
- the argB gene encoding acetylglutamate kinase, with translation MKDINVLIEALPYIKKFHDKKILIKYGGHAMVDDEAKSSTARDTVLLKYVGMKPLIVHGGGPEISRSMDKLGKEPKFIKGLRVTDEETMEIIEMVLVGKISTEIVSELIKHDGDAISLSGKDSSLIFAHKKEARKIDEEVIDLGLVGEVDCVNTKLLKMFLDNDYIPVISPVGIAEDGTSLNLNADTAAGEVASAVGAEKLIILTDVPGVLRDPDDPKSLIQKIRISEVQGLIEEGVISGGMIPKIETCVKAIENGVKSCHIIDGRKKHSLLFEIFTTDGIGTMIYK, from the coding sequence ATGAAAGATATAAATGTATTAATCGAAGCTTTGCCTTATATAAAAAAGTTTCATGATAAAAAAATCTTAATTAAATATGGTGGACATGCAATGGTTGATGATGAAGCAAAATCATCTACAGCACGTGACACAGTTTTACTTAAATATGTTGGGATGAAACCTCTTATTGTACATGGGGGAGGTCCGGAAATATCCAGATCAATGGATAAATTAGGTAAGGAGCCTAAATTTATCAAAGGTTTAAGAGTAACCGACGAAGAAACTATGGAAATTATTGAAATGGTGTTGGTCGGTAAGATTTCAACAGAAATCGTATCAGAACTTATTAAACATGATGGGGATGCAATAAGTCTGTCTGGAAAAGATTCAAGCTTGATTTTTGCCCATAAAAAAGAGGCTAGAAAAATCGATGAAGAAGTCATAGATTTAGGCCTTGTAGGTGAAGTTGACTGTGTAAACACCAAGCTGCTTAAAATGTTCTTGGACAACGATTATATTCCGGTCATATCTCCTGTGGGAATTGCAGAAGATGGAACCAGTTTGAATTTAAACGCAGATACTGCAGCTGGAGAAGTTGCAAGTGCAGTCGGCGCTGAAAAATTAATTATTTTAACTGATGTTCCTGGTGTTTTAAGAGATCCTGATGATCCAAAATCCCTAATTCAAAAGATTAGAATTTCAGAAGTTCAGGGTTTAATTGAAGAGGGAGTTATTTCAGGCGGAATGATTCCGAAAATCGAAACATGTGTAAAAGCTATTGAAAATGGTGTTAAATCCTGCCATATCATTGACGGACGTAAGAAACATTCCCTTCTATTTGAAATATTTACTACAGATGGCATCGGAACCATGATTTATAAATAA
- the aksF gene encoding homoisocitrate dehydrogenase, with translation MYNIAVISGDGIGKEVMSACEYLLDKLDLEFSFKYGEAGFDCYNKNGTTLPEETIKISKDSDAVLFGASTSTPGQPSPIINLRKELNVYANVRPIKSYKGVNSIHDDIDFVIVRENTEGLYSQIEYGDKNKMIAERIITRKASERISKVAFNICVKRGENKVTCVHKSNVLKKTDGVFKESFYKVAQNYPQIKTEDFYVDAMAMYLVTQPQNFDVIVSSNLFGDILSDESAGLVGGLGLAPSGNIGDHNGLFEPVHGSAPDIAGKNIANPCSMILSASMMLDYLGEWEISNNIKNAVEKIISECKVRTPDLGGDSSTMEVTKAIVKELI, from the coding sequence ATGTATAATATTGCAGTAATAAGTGGAGACGGCATAGGAAAAGAAGTAATGTCAGCATGTGAATATTTGCTCGATAAACTGGACTTGGAATTTAGTTTTAAATATGGAGAAGCGGGTTTTGACTGTTATAATAAAAATGGTACAACATTACCTGAAGAAACCATTAAAATATCTAAGGATAGTGATGCAGTGCTTTTCGGAGCATCAACATCAACCCCCGGACAACCCAGCCCAATTATCAATTTAAGAAAGGAACTTAATGTTTATGCAAATGTAAGACCTATTAAATCATACAAAGGAGTAAATTCAATTCATGATGATATTGACTTTGTAATTGTTAGGGAAAATACAGAAGGACTATACTCACAAATCGAATATGGTGATAAAAATAAGATGATTGCCGAGAGAATAATTACTCGAAAAGCATCTGAGAGAATATCTAAAGTCGCATTCAACATATGTGTCAAAAGAGGGGAAAACAAGGTCACTTGCGTTCACAAAAGCAACGTTTTAAAAAAGACCGACGGTGTTTTTAAAGAAAGTTTTTATAAAGTAGCCCAAAATTATCCTCAAATTAAAACTGAAGACTTTTATGTTGATGCAATGGCCATGTATCTGGTTACACAACCTCAAAACTTTGATGTGATTGTTTCTAGCAATTTATTTGGAGACATACTTTCTGATGAAAGTGCCGGACTCGTTGGTGGACTGGGCCTTGCCCCATCTGGAAATATAGGAGACCATAACGGATTATTTGAACCGGTTCATGGATCAGCACCAGACATTGCAGGCAAAAACATTGCAAATCCATGTTCAATGATACTGTCCGCATCAATGATGCTTGATTATTTAGGAGAATGGGAAATCTCAAATAATATAAAAAATGCTGTTGAGAAAATTATTTCAGAGTGTAAAGTCAGAACTCCCGATTTAGGCGGAGATTCCTCAACAATGGAAGTAACAAAAGCAATAGTTAAGGAGTTAATTTAA
- a CDS encoding DUF2115 domain-containing protein, whose translation MESEYILVELRQLSPNENITKEELMNILKKYAGIISVYDLMMATAYMRKDGEFVHVKYREKYLKVYIKYFIMRMKEVLEKEDYDYEANIDKVAFEKSFPMLERVFEKERLSASKDDKFPLIYVITSLYTTFILEEPIHPVGSEFPGSLKVEERNGKFLCPVKDNQKDNINAVCHLCLAEQTPDI comes from the coding sequence ATGGAAAGCGAATACATATTGGTTGAACTTAGGCAATTATCTCCAAATGAAAACATTACAAAAGAAGAATTGATGAATATACTTAAAAAGTATGCCGGCATTATTTCAGTATATGATTTAATGATGGCTACAGCATATATGAGAAAGGATGGAGAATTCGTTCATGTCAAGTATCGTGAAAAATATCTGAAAGTTTATATAAAATATTTTATCATGAGAATGAAAGAAGTTCTGGAAAAAGAAGACTATGATTACGAAGCAAATATTGATAAAGTGGCTTTTGAGAAATCATTTCCAATGCTTGAGAGAGTGTTTGAAAAAGAAAGACTGAGCGCTTCAAAAGATGATAAATTTCCATTAATTTATGTCATTACATCATTATACACTACATTCATTTTAGAAGAGCCCATACATCCTGTGGGAAGTGAATTTCCAGGAAGTTTAAAGGTAGAGGAGAGAAATGGGAAATTTTTATGTCCGGTTAAGGACAATCAGAAAGATAATATCAATGCAGTTTGTCATTTATGCTTAGCAGAACAGACACCGGATATTTAG
- the pdxT gene encoding pyridoxal 5'-phosphate synthase glutaminase subunit PdxT — MIKIGILNLQGAVSEHYDITKKAARNMGVDIVVEPVRYAEDVQTCDGIIISGGESTVIGKLIFERGIDKVIKENNIAVFGTCAGMVLLGKKTDFDQPLIGLMDISVKRNTYGRQKDSFESPIEIFNQEYQGVFIRAPALEGYDKSKEDIKVLSVLDDEIIAIQQGHNIAISFHPELTHDTLIHEYFINEVLNQ; from the coding sequence ATGATAAAAATAGGAATCTTAAATTTACAAGGTGCAGTAAGTGAGCACTATGACATAACAAAAAAGGCGGCCCGGAACATGGGTGTTGACATTGTAGTTGAACCTGTAAGATATGCTGAAGATGTACAAACCTGTGACGGCATAATTATTTCTGGAGGAGAAAGTACTGTAATAGGCAAACTTATCTTTGAGAGAGGAATTGATAAGGTAATTAAAGAAAATAATATTGCAGTATTCGGAACTTGTGCAGGGATGGTGCTGCTTGGTAAAAAAACAGACTTTGACCAGCCATTAATTGGTTTAATGGATATTTCAGTTAAAAGAAACACTTATGGGAGACAAAAAGATTCCTTCGAATCCCCTATTGAAATATTTAATCAGGAATATCAGGGAGTATTTATTAGGGCTCCTGCTCTTGAGGGTTATGATAAATCAAAAGAGGATATTAAAGTACTGTCTGTTTTAGATGATGAAATTATAGCTATTCAGCAAGGTCACAATATTGCCATTTCATTCCATCCGGAACTTACACATGATACTTTAATTCATGAGTACTTCATCAATGAAGTGCTCAATCAGTAA
- a CDS encoding SAP domain-containing protein, producing MSEQKLEIFNVLNFLNNGYELDDILNEGNFATFPSAQDCIKYLVDEGYLEGDFDVSVGGGESLTEEEVSKKYTVAELKDILRENGLKVSGKKQELVERVLPVLCGGSGDEDVGSESHDLELTDKAHEFLKENDWMDLYMFALVAFRFEDYETYVAGSSLDKIETGLKFCDEIISRALIANQFLVFIDALSAKAHVYAYDGDYESFLDYDLQRFILGLNPIVMDAQTYAGYDVINHANLINLKNVSEKFDFGSLKKRFDKIWNKSHIKNTTVPKKICFKTLKKAIGGADLEELNLELKEKYFNKKYGI from the coding sequence GTGAGTGAACAAAAATTAGAAATTTTTAATGTTTTAAATTTTTTAAATAACGGTTATGAACTTGATGATATTTTAAATGAAGGTAATTTCGCAACTTTTCCATCAGCACAGGACTGTATTAAATATTTAGTTGATGAAGGATATCTTGAAGGCGATTTTGATGTAAGTGTTGGTGGCGGTGAATCATTAACTGAAGAAGAAGTATCTAAAAAATACACAGTTGCCGAGTTAAAGGATATTTTAAGAGAAAACGGTTTGAAAGTTTCAGGTAAAAAACAAGAGTTAGTTGAAAGGGTTTTACCTGTATTATGTGGCGGATCAGGTGATGAAGATGTTGGAAGTGAATCACATGATTTGGAATTAACTGACAAGGCACATGAATTCTTAAAAGAAAATGATTGGATGGATTTATACATGTTTGCACTTGTGGCATTCAGGTTTGAAGATTATGAAACCTATGTTGCAGGTTCATCTTTAGATAAAATAGAAACCGGTTTAAAATTCTGTGATGAAATTATTTCAAGAGCATTAATTGCTAATCAGTTTTTGGTTTTCATTGATGCGTTATCTGCAAAAGCACATGTTTATGCCTATGATGGGGATTATGAATCATTTTTAGATTATGATTTGCAGCGTTTCATATTGGGATTAAATCCTATTGTAATGGATGCGCAAACTTATGCGGGGTATGATGTTATTAATCATGCAAATTTAATTAATCTAAAAAATGTTTCTGAAAAATTTGATTTTGGAAGTTTAAAGAAAAGATTTGATAAAATCTGGAATAAATCCCATATCAAAAATACAACCGTACCTAAAAAAATCTGTTTTAAAACTTTAAAGAAAGCTATTGGCGGTGCAGATTTAGAGGAACTCAACTTAGAGTTAAAAGAAAAATACTTTAATAAAAAATATGGAATTTAA
- a CDS encoding YhgE/Pip domain-containing protein codes for MDRINFNNIIEIMKRDFKASLSNPIVMIVLIGIIILPSLYAIINIQACWNPYENTDDVQFAIANLDNGTEYNDVKLNVGNELVKELKNDTKFDWTFVTEKELRDGVNNGDYYAGIIIPKNLSKNVVSITTDKPKQAQLEYVVNIKTNPVANKLTDSAANTVYTTLNSKIIEIINLAAYGKLGELQEGLASGASQLSSGGSQLVAGSSQISSGANQVSSGINDVESGASQVQSGADQIQQGSSAIKQGANDVKQGSSSIKESAGAIEQGSKDIQSQIDPSTLPDPMKQYVEGNIKLANSSGELAKGSSNLADGSAQLAESSSKLADGSNDVAGGANKLAGGSVELAKGSLSLAAGAQMLSSSASQALFAAAGALGASANSLQSITGVNETLLGDYFFSPVKLDRNEVFPVPNYGSNVAPFYLVLSMWVGAILTCVMIRRGISEGTKYTPSEMYFGKLGFFIIMSILQAGVTIAGTYLLGVYIDNTPLFIFSAVLISVVFMILMYSFISALGQVGKAIGIVLLVLQISGTGGIYPIEIMHRFFQILYPYLPMTYAITLIREAQLGVVWSNYIPALTILVVIGIVTVIVATLIKQKADKASHYFEERLKESDLF; via the coding sequence ATGGATAGAATAAATTTTAATAATATTATTGAGATAATGAAACGTGATTTTAAAGCATCATTGTCAAATCCAATAGTAATGATTGTATTAATTGGGATAATCATTTTACCCTCACTTTATGCCATTATAAATATCCAAGCATGTTGGAATCCTTATGAAAATACAGATGATGTGCAATTTGCAATAGCAAATCTGGATAATGGAACAGAGTATAATGATGTGAAGTTAAACGTTGGAAACGAGCTTGTTAAAGAATTAAAAAATGACACGAAATTTGATTGGACTTTTGTAACTGAAAAAGAACTAAGAGACGGTGTAAATAACGGAGATTACTATGCCGGCATAATAATACCTAAAAATCTCAGTAAAAATGTAGTTTCAATTACAACCGATAAACCAAAACAGGCCCAACTAGAATATGTTGTCAATATTAAAACAAATCCTGTAGCTAATAAATTAACAGACAGTGCTGCAAATACCGTTTATACAACACTCAACTCTAAAATTATTGAAATTATAAACCTTGCAGCTTATGGAAAACTTGGAGAATTGCAAGAAGGCCTTGCATCAGGTGCCAGTCAATTATCAAGTGGAGGAAGTCAGCTTGTAGCCGGTTCATCACAGATATCCTCAGGAGCCAACCAGGTATCCTCCGGAATAAATGATGTGGAAAGTGGGGCAAGCCAAGTTCAAAGCGGTGCGGATCAGATTCAACAAGGTTCATCTGCAATCAAACAAGGAGCAAATGACGTAAAACAAGGTTCATCATCTATTAAAGAAAGCGCTGGTGCCATTGAACAAGGATCAAAAGATATACAATCACAAATAGATCCGTCAACACTTCCAGATCCTATGAAACAATATGTTGAAGGAAATATTAAACTTGCAAACAGCAGCGGCGAATTAGCTAAAGGTTCATCCAATTTAGCAGACGGTTCTGCTCAACTTGCTGAAAGTTCATCAAAATTAGCTGACGGTTCCAATGATGTTGCAGGAGGCGCCAATAAACTGGCAGGAGGTTCTGTTGAACTTGCAAAAGGATCATTAAGTCTTGCAGCCGGTGCTCAAATGCTTTCAAGTTCTGCATCACAAGCTTTATTTGCAGCAGCAGGTGCTCTAGGAGCTTCTGCAAATTCACTTCAAAGCATCACAGGAGTTAATGAAACACTGCTTGGAGACTACTTCTTCTCACCTGTAAAATTAGATAGGAACGAAGTATTTCCAGTACCTAATTACGGGTCCAATGTAGCTCCTTTTTATCTCGTATTGTCCATGTGGGTAGGTGCTATACTTACTTGCGTAATGATAAGAAGAGGAATAAGTGAAGGAACTAAATATACTCCAAGTGAAATGTATTTTGGTAAATTAGGATTTTTCATAATAATGAGCATACTTCAGGCAGGAGTCACAATAGCCGGAACATATCTTTTAGGTGTTTATATTGATAATACACCATTATTCATATTTTCTGCAGTTCTAATATCGGTAGTATTTATGATTTTAATGTATTCATTTATTTCTGCATTAGGTCAAGTTGGAAAAGCTATTGGAATTGTTCTTTTGGTACTTCAAATATCTGGAACCGGAGGAATTTACCCAATCGAAATTATGCACAGATTTTTCCAAATATTATACCCATATTTACCAATGACCTATGCAATTACATTAATACGTGAAGCACAGTTAGGTGTGGTTTGGTCAAATTACATACCTGCATTAACCATTCTTGTAGTTATTGGAATAGTGACCGTTATTGTTGCAACACTTATTAAACAAAAAGCAGACAAAGCATCTCACTACTTTGAAGAACGTTTAAAAGAAAGCGACTTATTTTAG
- a CDS encoding alcohol dehydrogenase catalytic domain-containing protein, translating into MINIVYRLKSPKFFEENIDEIELDGVIVRPTYLSICQADQRYYQGSRPAEILEEKLPMALIHEGIGEVVYDGSGEFKSGDSVVMIPNTLDKKDVYSANYSYGSKFRGSGFDGFTSDLIKLDSDRLVKIPDDFNPHVAAFIELISVAYQGISKFNEIATTPKEALGVWGDGNLGFITSLLLKDRFPDSKVIVFGKHSDNLSLFSFADGIYQIHNVPEDLVIDHAFECVGSSASQSAINQSIDLINPQGIINLFGVSEYPIPINTRMVLEKGLTIQGNSRSEREDFVGVVKTLKQNPKLFEYLEKLVTNICEINSLNDLKESFDVDHISNFGKTILKWNK; encoded by the coding sequence ATGATTAATATTGTTTATAGGTTAAAATCCCCTAAATTTTTTGAGGAAAATATTGACGAGATTGAATTGGACGGAGTCATAGTCAGACCGACTTATCTTTCAATCTGTCAGGCTGATCAAAGATATTACCAGGGCTCACGTCCTGCCGAGATTCTGGAAGAAAAATTACCCATGGCTTTAATTCATGAAGGAATAGGGGAAGTCGTTTATGACGGGTCCGGTGAATTTAAATCCGGAGACAGTGTTGTAATGATTCCAAACACTCTCGATAAAAAGGATGTTTATAGTGCAAATTACTCTTACGGTTCTAAATTCAGGGGAAGTGGTTTTGATGGATTCACTTCTGATTTAATTAAATTGGATTCTGATAGGCTTGTTAAAATACCGGATGATTTCAATCCTCATGTTGCGGCATTCATTGAATTAATTTCAGTTGCATATCAGGGAATATCTAAATTTAATGAGATTGCAACCACTCCAAAAGAGGCACTGGGTGTTTGGGGAGATGGCAATTTAGGTTTCATTACTTCCCTTCTTTTAAAAGACAGATTTCCTGATTCCAAAGTCATTGTATTTGGAAAACATTCGGATAATTTAAGTTTGTTTTCTTTTGCTGATGGCATTTATCAGATACATAATGTCCCTGAAGATTTAGTAATTGACCATGCTTTTGAATGTGTCGGTTCAAGTGCATCTCAATCAGCCATTAACCAGAGTATTGACTTAATCAACCCTCAGGGAATAATAAACTTATTTGGTGTAAGCGAATATCCCATACCAATCAATACACGTATGGTTTTAGAAAAAGGATTGACAATTCAGGGAAACAGCAGATCTGAGAGAGAAGATTTTGTTGGTGTTGTTAAAACACTCAAACAAAACCCTAAGCTTTTTGAGTATTTGGAAAAATTAGTCACCAATATATGTGAAATAAATTCTTTAAACGATTTAAAAGAGTCTTTTGATGTGGACCATATTTCAAATTTTGGAAAAACAATTTTGAAATGGAATAAATAG
- a CDS encoding TIGR00730 family Rossman fold protein translates to MRICVYGSGSEDINKIYTDATYELGCIMAQKGHTLVFGGGDSGIMGSCAKGVHDNDGKSIGIAPKWIENFEPLCDECTRFIYVESMDERKNKFLENSDAIIVAPGGMGTLDEFFEAITLKKLEQHNKDIIIFNIDNFYEKMFEMLDEMNQKGFLYKPSKTFKKASTVDEIFELLENK, encoded by the coding sequence ATGAGAATATGCGTGTATGGATCAGGAAGCGAAGATATAAATAAAATATATACAGATGCCACTTATGAATTAGGCTGTATAATGGCTCAGAAAGGACATACTCTTGTTTTTGGTGGAGGAGACAGTGGAATAATGGGTTCATGTGCTAAGGGAGTTCATGACAATGACGGGAAATCAATAGGAATTGCTCCCAAGTGGATTGAAAATTTTGAACCTCTCTGCGATGAATGCACCCGATTTATTTATGTCGAATCAATGGATGAGAGAAAGAATAAGTTTTTGGAAAATTCCGATGCAATTATTGTTGCACCGGGCGGAATGGGCACTTTAGACGAATTTTTTGAAGCTATTACATTAAAAAAACTCGAACAGCACAATAAAGACATCATTATCTTTAATATTGACAATTTTTATGAAAAAATGTTTGAAATGCTTGATGAAATGAATCAAAAAGGATTCCTATATAAACCATCCAAAACATTTAAAAAAGCCAGTACCGTAGATGAAATCTTTGAACTTTTAGAAAATAAATAA